The Bdellovibrionales bacterium genome includes a window with the following:
- a CDS encoding four helix bundle protein has translation MSRYKHLPIYKLTYELLERIHRVTKDFPREYKFTLAQNLQQEVIELVVLIYKANASAQKIPVIETMLERLQVVELLVRLAHDLKILSLKNYASLVEMTESISRQSMGWKKSLTRAK, from the coding sequence ATGTCTCGCTATAAACATCTTCCGATCTACAAATTGACCTACGAACTGCTGGAGCGAATTCATCGGGTCACAAAAGATTTTCCGCGAGAATATAAATTCACCTTGGCGCAAAATCTCCAGCAGGAGGTGATCGAGCTTGTGGTTTTGATTTACAAAGCAAACGCCTCGGCTCAAAAAATTCCTGTGATTGAGACCATGTTAGAGAGACTGCAAGTTGTAGAACTTCTCGTGCGCTTAGCGCACGATTTAAAAATTTTATCCTTAAAAAACTACGCGTCGTTAGTGGAGATGACCGAATCCATCAGCAGGCAATCTATGGGGTGGAAGAAGTCTCTGACTCGAGCTAAATAA
- a CDS encoding RNA-directed DNA polymerase has translation MDLEFQEVVEAYYSCRRGKRNSVYALDFEFHLEENLFALYTEIKEKKYKISRSIAFVIEQPKIREIWSATFRDRIVHHIIFNRLVDRFQPRFIRDSFACIRHRGTLDGSNRLFSGMRSITSNWQKDGYFLGADVRNFFVSIHKPTLFKIVEPRVVEPWLLDLIYQVIFHDPRENCLMKSKPEAFGRVPKHKSLWETSSDRGLPIGNLTSQFFANVYMNELDQYAKHILRARYYYRYVDDIVILDPSSDRLNRWLDCLQEYLMDRLKLEFHPFKKRIGLIHQGIDFVGYVHKPSRRYIRTRTLNKMKSRVSQWRKRSDLFDEDVLDELRSSMNSYLGIAKWGASYKIRRKIMEKIDCLFVAGDQNCSKIVLNRSRTALKKL, from the coding sequence ATGGATTTAGAATTTCAGGAAGTAGTTGAGGCTTATTATTCCTGTCGAAGAGGAAAGCGAAATTCGGTGTATGCCTTAGATTTTGAGTTCCATCTGGAGGAAAATCTCTTTGCTCTCTATACAGAAATTAAGGAAAAAAAGTATAAAATCAGTCGAAGTATCGCGTTTGTGATCGAGCAGCCGAAAATCCGTGAGATCTGGTCTGCGACCTTTAGAGATCGTATCGTTCATCACATTATATTCAATCGCCTGGTTGATCGGTTTCAGCCGCGATTTATTAGAGATTCTTTTGCGTGCATTCGGCATCGTGGGACTTTAGACGGGTCCAATCGTCTCTTTTCCGGCATGCGGTCTATCACAAGCAACTGGCAAAAGGATGGCTACTTTCTGGGAGCGGATGTAAGGAATTTCTTCGTAAGTATTCATAAGCCTACGTTATTTAAAATTGTTGAGCCAAGGGTTGTAGAGCCGTGGTTATTGGATCTTATTTATCAGGTGATATTTCACGATCCTAGAGAGAACTGTTTAATGAAGTCTAAACCGGAGGCTTTCGGACGTGTGCCAAAGCATAAAAGTCTTTGGGAAACTTCGTCTGATCGAGGCCTACCAATTGGAAATCTCACAAGTCAATTTTTCGCTAACGTTTACATGAATGAGCTCGATCAGTATGCGAAGCATATTCTTAGAGCCAGATATTATTACCGCTATGTAGATGATATAGTGATTTTAGATCCTTCGAGTGATCGATTGAATCGCTGGTTAGATTGTTTGCAGGAATATCTCATGGATCGGTTAAAGCTAGAATTCCATCCGTTTAAGAAAAGAATTGGGTTAATTCACCAGGGAATTGATTTTGTAGGCTATGTACACAAACCTTCTCGGCGCTATATAAGGACTCGCACTCTCAATAAAATGAAATCCAGAGTAAGTCAGTGGCGAAAACGATCGGATTTATTTGATGAAGATGTACTTGATGAGCTTCGCTCATCCATGAATTCTTATCTGGGAATAGCGAAGTGGGGAGCGTCCTATAAAATAAGAAGAAAAATTATGGAAAAGATCGATTGTCTATTCGTCGCTGGAGATCAAAATTGTAGCAAAATCGTGCTCAACCGGTCTCGAACTGCTTTGAAAAAATTGTAG